One Phocaeicola dorei genomic region harbors:
- a CDS encoding SusC/RagA family TonB-linked outer membrane protein, with protein MIKYLKSVGVLLFLSTVCNGTVYANQEGRKTDVRVTQQNGTCTGVVKDATGETIIGASVVVKGSTNGTITGIDGDFSLSNVPKGSTIVISFVGYQTQEIKWTGVPLNIILSDDTKVLDEVVVVGYGTQKKVNVTGAVSMVGSDVIESRPVANVSQALQGAVPGLNLSTSSSGGDLNTSMNINIRGTGSIGDGSVDSPLILIDGIEGDLNSLNPNDVESVSVLKDAASASIYGSRAAFGVILVTTKSGKAGKVKVNYSGDIRFSTATQVPKMANSLQFATYFNTANINAGGSNIFSDETMANIKKYMNGEFTDPSQPEYWGTTANVENGKWNNYGSAFANTDWFEEFYKKNVPSTQHNLSLSGGTEKFNWSVSGSFLLQNGLISHGHDELDRYTLNSKIGAELASWARLDYSTKWTRKDYEKPQYLTGLFFHNIARRWPSCPVVDPNGNWMAEMEIYELEDGGIYKENNDEFTQQLKFTFTPLKGWNIYAEGALRLTNNKTTQNKIPIYNYNVANEPMLRDSGYGTVTYVYDNRYKQNYYAVNVYTDYSHSFGKHNGKVLLGLNYERYNQDNMWASGTDLTTEDKPFLSQTQSNKKNGDGYWNRATAGYFGRFNYDYDGKYLAEFNIRYDGSSRFLADKRWAWFPSVSLGWNIAREEFFEKLSETVNTLKLRGSWGQLGNTSSNYNSFWDWYPFYQQQAISSASSNWLINGEKQNTSSLPSIVNATMTWETVETWDFGFDFGAFNNRLTGTFDWYSRTTKDMIGPAPILGSVLGTNAPKTNNCDMRTSGWELEIGWRDQINDFKYGVRFNLSDNRSKILTYPYDGEFSNQSIGGYYNGKYLNEIWGYESVGLASSKVEMDNWLTTNKPNWGSNWGAGDVMYKDLNGDGIVSSGANTLDDHGDLKRIGNATPRYRIGLNLDAAYKGFDFSIFFQGVLKRDWFFGAGDAYFWGAQGNMWQSACFEDHLDYWTENNTGAYYPKPYFGGIQKNQQTQTRYLQSAAYLRCKNIQLGYTLPKSLLSPAGISNCRIYLSCDNLFTITSLSDIFDPEAFGGYGDEGWGSGKTYPLQRTVSVGVNLSF; from the coding sequence ATGATTAAGTATCTAAAGTCCGTGGGTGTTTTACTGTTCTTGTCAACAGTCTGTAATGGAACGGTTTACGCCAATCAAGAAGGAAGAAAAACAGACGTGAGAGTGACTCAGCAAAATGGTACTTGTACCGGAGTTGTAAAAGATGCTACAGGCGAAACGATTATCGGTGCATCTGTGGTAGTAAAAGGTTCCACGAATGGAACCATTACAGGGATTGATGGAGATTTCTCCCTGTCTAATGTGCCCAAAGGAAGCACGATTGTCATTTCATTCGTAGGGTATCAGACGCAGGAAATAAAGTGGACGGGAGTGCCATTGAATATTATTTTGAGTGATGATACAAAAGTCTTGGATGAAGTGGTGGTAGTGGGATATGGAACGCAGAAAAAAGTGAATGTGACGGGTGCGGTAAGTATGGTCGGTTCGGATGTGATAGAGTCACGCCCTGTTGCCAACGTAAGTCAGGCATTACAAGGGGCGGTTCCCGGTTTGAATCTTTCTACCAGTTCAAGTGGGGGTGACCTTAATACCAGCATGAATATCAATATTCGTGGTACAGGTTCTATCGGCGACGGTTCTGTAGATAGTCCTTTGATTTTAATTGATGGTATAGAGGGAGATTTGAATTCTTTGAATCCTAATGATGTAGAAAGTGTGTCTGTTCTGAAAGATGCCGCTTCGGCTTCTATCTATGGTTCGCGTGCTGCATTTGGTGTAATCTTGGTTACGACTAAGAGTGGGAAGGCCGGTAAGGTGAAGGTTAATTACTCCGGCGATATTCGTTTCAGTACCGCGACACAGGTGCCCAAGATGGCTAATTCATTGCAATTTGCCACTTATTTCAATACTGCGAATATTAACGCTGGCGGTTCAAATATATTCAGCGATGAAACGATGGCGAATATCAAGAAGTATATGAATGGCGAATTCACAGACCCTAGCCAGCCGGAATATTGGGGAACAACAGCCAATGTGGAGAATGGGAAGTGGAACAACTATGGCTCGGCTTTTGCCAATACGGATTGGTTTGAGGAATTCTATAAAAAGAATGTGCCTTCTACACAGCATAATCTGAGTCTGAGTGGGGGAACTGAGAAGTTTAATTGGTCGGTCAGTGGGAGTTTCTTGCTACAGAATGGTCTGATTTCTCATGGGCACGACGAACTGGACCGTTATACGTTGAATAGTAAAATCGGAGCCGAACTGGCTTCATGGGCACGCCTGGATTACTCAACAAAATGGACACGCAAGGATTATGAGAAGCCTCAATATCTGACAGGGTTGTTCTTCCATAACATTGCACGCCGCTGGCCTTCTTGTCCGGTAGTCGATCCGAATGGAAACTGGATGGCAGAAATGGAGATTTATGAATTGGAAGACGGGGGGATATATAAGGAGAACAACGATGAGTTCACCCAACAGTTAAAGTTTACCTTCACGCCGTTGAAAGGATGGAACATCTATGCTGAAGGTGCTCTGCGTCTTACCAATAATAAGACTACTCAAAACAAAATTCCTATTTATAATTATAATGTAGCCAATGAGCCGATGTTACGTGATTCTGGATACGGAACAGTGACTTATGTGTATGATAACCGCTACAAGCAAAACTATTATGCTGTAAATGTTTATACCGATTATTCTCACAGCTTTGGAAAACATAATGGAAAAGTTTTGTTGGGCTTGAACTATGAACGTTATAATCAAGACAATATGTGGGCAAGCGGTACAGACTTAACAACTGAAGATAAACCTTTCTTGAGCCAGACACAAAGTAACAAGAAGAATGGTGACGGTTATTGGAATCGGGCTACAGCAGGTTATTTCGGACGTTTCAATTATGATTATGACGGTAAGTATCTGGCGGAGTTTAATATTCGTTATGACGGTTCTTCACGTTTTCTAGCCGATAAGCGGTGGGCATGGTTCCCGTCGGTATCTTTGGGATGGAATATTGCCCGTGAGGAGTTCTTTGAGAAATTGAGTGAAACAGTTAATACGCTGAAACTTCGTGGTTCTTGGGGACAATTAGGTAACACTAGTTCCAATTATAACAGTTTCTGGGATTGGTATCCGTTCTATCAGCAGCAGGCCATCAGTTCTGCATCCAGCAACTGGCTGATTAATGGCGAAAAACAAAATACATCTTCCCTTCCCAGCATCGTTAATGCTACCATGACTTGGGAAACGGTGGAAACATGGGATTTCGGTTTTGATTTCGGCGCTTTTAATAATCGCCTGACCGGTACTTTTGATTGGTATAGTCGTACTACAAAAGACATGATTGGTCCGGCACCTATCTTGGGTTCTGTATTGGGTACTAATGCTCCCAAAACCAACAACTGTGATATGCGTACTTCGGGGTGGGAATTGGAAATCGGATGGCGTGATCAGATTAATGATTTCAAATATGGTGTTCGGTTCAATCTCTCGGATAATCGATCTAAAATTCTGACCTATCCATACGATGGGGAGTTTAGCAATCAAAGTATCGGAGGGTATTATAATGGCAAGTATTTAAATGAAATTTGGGGGTATGAAAGTGTCGGTCTGGCTTCTTCAAAAGTAGAAATGGACAATTGGCTGACAACCAATAAGCCCAACTGGGGAAGCAACTGGGGTGCAGGTGATGTGATGTATAAGGATTTGAATGGAGATGGCATTGTCAGTTCCGGTGCAAATACTTTGGACGATCACGGTGATTTGAAACGTATTGGTAATGCGACTCCTCGTTATCGTATCGGTTTGAACTTAGATGCGGCATACAAGGGATTTGATTTTTCTATTTTCTTTCAAGGAGTGTTGAAACGCGATTGGTTCTTCGGTGCCGGTGATGCATACTTTTGGGGAGCGCAAGGAAATATGTGGCAAAGCGCCTGCTTTGAAGATCATTTGGACTATTGGACGGAAAACAATACTGGTGCATATTATCCGAAACCTTATTTTGGCGGTATTCAGAAAAATCAGCAGACACAGACGCGTTATTTGCAAAGTGCCGCCTATCTCCGTTGCAAGAATATCCAGTTGGGGTATACTTTGCCGAAATCTCTGTTGTCACCGGCCGGAATCAGTAATTGCCGCATTTATCTGTCATGTGATAATTTATTCACTATCACTAGTCTGTCCGATATATTTGATCCCGAAGCTTTCGGAGGATATGGTGACGAAGGATGGGGCAGTGGTAAAACTTATCCGTTGCAACGTACTGTTTCTGTGGGTGTAAATCTTAGCTTTTAA